The Lactobacillus sp. ESL0680 DNA segment GCATGGTTTTCATGTATTATATTAGATATTGACTAAATTAATAATGTGGTGAATTGAATGAAAAAATATCGTAAATATCTTGGTTTAGCTGCCTTAACTTTGGCAATCATGTTAATTGTGACGGGGTGTGCCCAGCGCGGCACCGCGCTCAATACGCCGCCGTCAAGCGGCATTTACGGCTGGATTTACAGCTTTATCGGCAGGCCTTTGCAGAATATCATGTTGCGCTGCTACACCCTGATTGGCGGGGCAAATGGTGCTGGTTGGGCCATCATCTTAATGACGTTAGTGGTTCGGATGATTTTATTGCCATTAATGTTAAACCAGCAAAAGAAATCGACAACACAACAAGAAAAGATGGCCCGTTTGCAGCCGCAAATGCAGTTAATCCAAGACGCAATGAAAAAGAAGGATTTAACTCAAGACCAGCAGATGACCTTGGCCAACTGGCAGCGGCAATTGTATTCGCAAAATAACCTGTCGCTAACAGGCGGTATGGGTTGTCTGCCACTAATTATCCAGTTCCCAATCATGATTGGGATTTACCAAGCCGTGATGTATTCCAAAACCTTGGCTAATTCAACATTCTTCACGATTTCGCTTAGTGAAAAATCAATGTTGATGGCGATTATTGGTACAGTATTTGCCCTGATCCAAGGTTACATTTCACTGATTGGTATTCCTAAGGAACAGAAAAAGCAAATGCAGTCAATGATGCTGCTGAACCCAATCATGACCCTGTTTATTTCAATGTCTGTTTCTGGTTCAGTCGCATTATATTGGGCTGCAGGTAACTTCTTTACCATTATTCAACAGGTAATCGTGACATTCATCATTATGCCGCGCGTTAAGAAAAATGTTGACGAAGAACTCAAACGTGAACCATTCAAAGAAATTGTTACACCAGCTAAAATTGCTGAATTGTTAAGCCAAAATTCTGCTGGACCAGCAGTTAACAAGCAGGTCAAAGAAATGCACGAAAATTTGCGCAACCGCAATAAAGGCAAGCAAAATCATAAGTAACAAAATATTGTATATAAAAATGAACGTTAGAATAAAATCTAACGTTCATTTTTTGTTTGGACTATCGCTTTAATTCTTTATGGCCGTTAAATCACCATTTAAGCCGCTTTAATACTGCTTGAAGTCAATTGTAGCCTGCCATAATAAAAATTGTCTGTAGCTTAATATAGACGCATTGTGCCAAGTCACCTAACTTACTAAGATTTTTATACAAAAAAGACTAACCCAGATTAGATAATCTGCATTAGTCTTTTTAAAATTAAGGCTTTTCAACCTCTGTTTGACTTATTACTTTTTGAAATTAGCAGCCAAGATGTACTTGCCATAACGACAATGGTAATACTTGCGACCGTTAATCACTTTGGTACCATAGATCTTCATCTTTTGGCCTTTTCTTACTTTTTCATTACCTACACGGTGGCCCTTTTCATTGTAAACATAAGCATTGTGTTTCAAATGCAGTTCTTTACCCTTGAAGTTGCCAGCAGCAATGAACTTACCATGTAAAATATTGTAGAATTTGCGGCCTTGGACATAAATTGTATCAAATGCCTTAAGTTCTTTACCCTTCTTTAAGACAGTCTTACCAACTCGCTTACCCTTTTGGTTATAAATATAAGCATTGTGGCGAAGTTTACTTTCAAAACCAACGAAGTTTTGAGCAGAAACATAATGACCATCACCAATGTAGTAGAAGTACCGACCATTGATAAGTTGTTGCTCGCCATAAGTCTTAACCTGTGACTTTCTAGCCAAAATCAGGTTACCGACACGTTGTCCCGACTTATCATAAATATATGCATTATGATGAAGTTCTTTAATTACAGCGTTATCAGCTGCTGCTGACGTTGAAGTAGATGACGACATTGCTGGAACATAGTTACCACCATTGCCTGCCCACTCACTATTGAGTGAATTACTCTGACTGAGCGAAACACTTAGGCTTTGACTAGCACTGTCTGATACCGACTTACTGCTGCTCTGACTTAGTGAAGCACTGGTACTAATCGATTGACTTGTTACAAGTGAATCACTCTCACTTTGACTAGCTGACATGCTTACACTGGCTGAACTGCTGCTTGCAATAATCGAGTCACTAGTACTAATTGATGTACTTGCCGCAAGTGAGTCACTCTCACTTTGGCTAGTTGACATGCTTACACTAGCCGAGCTGCTGCTTGCACTGATCGAAGCGCTAGTACTAATCGATTGACTTGCTACAAGTGAATCACTTTCACTCCGACTAGTTGACAGACTTTCTTTAGTTAAACTATCGCTTTGACTAATTGAAATACTAAAGCTTTCACTAGCGCTGCTTACGATTGAATCACTAGCACTAATTGATCTACTGTAGCTTTCGCTAATACTATCAGCTACAGACTTACTGCCACTTTGAGTTACAGAAGTGCTCAAACTTGCTTCATAAGAACTATTATTAACAGAATTGCTGTAGCTTTCGCTCGTACTATCTGCCTTTGACTTGCTCTGGCTCTCACTCGTTGATCTGCTCATGCTTGCAAGATAGTCACTGGTACTAATTGATACACTGAAGCTCTCACTTGTGCTATCTGCCTTAGATTTACTTTGACTTTCGCTGGTTGATCTGCTCATACTTGCAAGATAATCACTAGTACTAATTGATACACTGAAGCTTTCACTTACACTGTCTGCCTTAGATTTACTTTGACTCTCACTGGTTGATCTACTCATACTTGCAAGATAATCACTGGTGTTAGTAGAACTGCTGAAACTATCACTTTGGCTAGCTACTTGTGAGTTGCTTACACTATTGCTCAAACTTGCTGAAGCATTGCTATTACTTAATGAAATACTAAAGCTTTCGCTCGCACTAACAGCAACTGATTGACTATCTCTTACACTTGCTGAAGTACTCATGCTTGCCATATATGAACTATTGTTGACAGAGTTACTATAACTTTCGCTGATACTATCTGCCTTAGATTTACTTTGGCTTTCACTAGCTGAGCGACTAGTACTTGCAAGGTAATCACTATTGCTTACTGAGGTACTGAAGCTTTCACTTTGACTAGCTGCCTGTGAGTTACTGATACTATTACTCAAGCTTGCTGAAACATTATTATTACTCAATGAAATACTGTAACTTTCACTGGCACTAATAGCGACTGATTGGCTACCTCTCATACTTGCTGAAGCACTTAAACTTGCCGAGTATGAACTATTATTGACAGAGTTACTATAACTTTCACTCATACTGTCTGCCTTTGACTTACTCTGACTTTCACTTGTTGATTTACTCATACTTGCTTCATAATCACTTTGACTAATTGAAGTACTGAAACTCTCAATCAAGCTAGTTGCTTTTGAATTACTGATACTGTTACTCAAACTGGCTGCAGCGTCACTATTACTTAATGACATACTATGACTTTCACTAGCACTACTTGCAACTGATTGACTATCTCTTACACTTGCTGAAACACTTAAGCTTGCCGAGTATGAACTGTTATTCACAGAACCACTATAGCTGTCACTAACGCTATCAGCATTTGACTTACTTTGGCTTTCGCTAGTTGAACGACTGGTACTTGCAAGGTAATCACTATTACTAATTGAAGTACTGAAACTCTCACTTTGACTAGCTGCTTGTGAGTTGCTGATGCTGTTACTCAAACTTGTTGACGCAAACGAACTTTGCATACTCTTTGAAGCACTCTCACTTTCACTTGTTGCAGCCGAATTACTATTACTCAAGGATGTACTGTAACTTTGACTATCTTTTTGATTATTTGAAGTACTTTGACTAGCAACACTGTTACTGTCGCTAATTGAAGTGCTGTAACTTTCGCTGGTGCTGTCAGCTGCTGACTTGCTGTCCTTTTGACTCTTTGAAGTACTTTGGCTGGCAACACTATTACTGTCGCTAATTGAAGTACTGAAGCTTTCGCTAGCACTACTAATCTTTGAGTTGCTATCACTCAATTTCTTACTTTGACTTTCACTTACACTATCAGCCGTTGACTTGCTTTGACTCTCACTTGTTGAACGACTAATACTTGCAACGTAATCACTTGTACTAATTGACATACTATAACTATTACTAATACTTTCTGCTTTAGATTTACTTTGACTTTCGCTTGTTGAACGACTAGTACTTGCAACATAGTCACTGGCACTAACTGAAGTACTATAGCTTGCACTAGCACTTGCTACTGTCGAATCACTATTGCTTACTGAGATGCTATAACTCTTGCTTGCGCTAGATGCTGCCGAATTGCTATCGCTAATTGAAGTACTGAAGCTTTCGCTTTGACTAGCAGCTGTTGACTTGCTGTCCTTTTGACTCTTTGAAGTACTTTGACTAGCTAAGCTGTTACTATCGCTGATTGAAGTACTAAAGCTTTCGCTTTGACTATCAGCTGTTGACTTACTGTCCTTTTGACTCTTCGAAGTGCTTTGACTAGCTAAGCTGTTACTATCGCTGATTGAAGTACTAAAGCTTTCGCTTTGACTATCAGCTGTTGACTTACTGTCCTTTTGACTCTTCGAAGTGCTTTGACTAGCTAAGCTGTTACTGTCGCTAATTGAAGTACTAAAGCTTTCGCTGGCACTATTAATCTTTGAGTTACTTTGACTTAGTGAATGACTAGCACTTTGGCTTTCTGAAGCATTTGAGTTACCTGAAGCATTAATTGCTGAAGTAAATGAATCCTGCAGACTCTTCGAAATACTGTTGCTTTGGCTGACTGCTGCCGAGTTACTTTGACTCAGTGAAGTGCTGTAGCTTTGACTTTGACTATCAGCCAATGACTTGCTAGTACTTTGGCTCTTTGAAGTACTCTGACTAGCTGAATAGTTACTATCACTAATTGAAGTGCTGAAGCTATCACTTTGACTATCAGCTGTTGACTTACTGTCCTTTTGGCTCTTCGAAGTGCTTTGACTAGCTAAGCTGTTACTGTCGCTAATTGAAGTACTGAAGCTTTCGCTAGCACTGTTAATCTTTGAGTTGCTTTGACTCAATGAGTAACTAGTAC contains these protein-coding regions:
- a CDS encoding SLAP domain-containing protein produces the protein MVNSDQKKKLEKEIVEKERIDKAKAFRRNLLVAGTAGIGGILGGLLNSPQVAHAATTVPKVKTSSFEHLLVNANSAEIPASQSATQLSTTKTKETINSNSNAEAVSQKQTKAAQSQAVKTTDETKAQSSAAKTKTTTASSQAVKTESASTSATSQASRAQEIVQSQAAKETKETVSSQVNVQDEYDINSEANSIANDFTNTSANHSSLTDYVSNSQSKSFANNTSDTSASRSLTDKSSLAASLANSLASSMDASQTSQINADGNDIVDSITIAGNSEDASNNSQADSGFISGADFGSSSFQNWVSDSYSHSASLASDAAQSFANSLSRSNTISKLNSQSISLSVYKNKSFADSDSQSAGISQAESLSASDASASSVTDSKLVSNSKSLSAWYLSTSQKVTEESMNASSLSLEDSQNVSTVASQSYSFSIHTSLRKSTDMSFSNSAATSAITSMKAEVFKLSQSISISNSLKDSQLTSLSNVSLAASESISNSINASLSASEVTSKNYASTVSRYLELSNSNSSMHAVVSNKNSKYAASASAASAASISASLAESQSKIAVISKSNSERLAASSQASNAASLALSKNIADYNSASASAGSYINSASLSASQNSTSMNESMTSETSRLHASLTSRGQQLSASMQNSLSEAGSLSDAATHSEIESLLIDNSQMSQSESQSMVNSANTSGSISDSNSKVIADSQSQSYSKSLSDSNSVASSASESYSASLSKSNSTAVSQSNSISKSLQDSFASAINASGNSNAEESLSNSKSLSQSNSKVASASESFSTSISDSNSVASQSTSKSQSTSKSLADSQSMSYSTSLSQSNSAAVSQSNSISKSLQDSFTSAINASGNSNASESQSTSYSLSQSNSKINSASESFSTSISDSNSLASQSTSKSQKDSKSTADSQSDSFSTSISDSNYSASQSTSKSQSTSKSLADSQSQSYSTSLSQSNSAAVSQSNSISKSLQDSFTSAINASGNSNASESQSASHSLSQSNSKINSASESFSTSISDSNSLASQSTSKSQKDSKSTADSQSESFSTSISDSNSLASQSTSKSQKDSKSTADSQSESFSTSISDSNSLASQSTSKSQKDSKSTAASQSESFSTSISDSNSAASSASKSYSISVSNSDSTVASASASYSTSVSASDYVASTSRSTSESQSKSKAESISNSYSMSISTSDYVASISRSTSESQSKSTADSVSESQSKKLSDSNSKISSASESFSTSISDSNSVASQSTSKSQKDSKSAADSTSESYSTSISDSNSVASQSTSNNQKDSQSYSTSLSNSNSAATSESESASKSMQSSFASTSLSNSISNSQAASQSESFSTSISNSDYLASTSRSTSESQSKSNADSVSDSYSGSVNNSSYSASLSVSASVRDSQSVASSASESHSMSLSNSDAAASLSNSISNSKATSLIESFSTSISQSDYEASMSKSTSESQSKSKADSMSESYSNSVNNSSYSASLSASASMRGSQSVAISASESYSISLSNNNVSASLSNSISNSQAASQSESFSTSVSNSDYLASTSRSASESQSKSKADSISESYSNSVNNSSYMASMSTSASVRDSQSVAVSASESFSISLSNSNASASLSNSVSNSQVASQSDSFSSSTNTSDYLASMSRSTSESQSKSKADSVSESFSVSISTSDYLASMSRSTSESQSKSKADSTSESFSVSISTSDYLASMSRSTSESQSKSKADSTSESYSNSVNNSSYEASLSTSVTQSGSKSVADSISESYSRSISASDSIVSSASESFSISISQSDSLTKESLSTSRSESDSLVASQSISTSASISASSSSASVSMSTSQSESDSLAASTSISTSDSIIASSSSASVSMSASQSESDSLVTSQSISTSASLSQSSSKSVSDSASQSLSVSLSQSNSLNSEWAGNGGNYVPAMSSSTSTSAAADNAVIKELHHNAYIYDKSGQRVGNLILARKSQVKTYGEQQLINGRYFYYIGDGHYVSAQNFVGFESKLRHNAYIYNQKGKRVGKTVLKKGKELKAFDTIYVQGRKFYNILHGKFIAAGNFKGKELHLKHNAYVYNEKGHRVGNEKVRKGQKMKIYGTKVINGRKYYHCRYGKYILAANFKK
- the yidC gene encoding membrane protein insertase YidC; its protein translation is MKKYRKYLGLAALTLAIMLIVTGCAQRGTALNTPPSSGIYGWIYSFIGRPLQNIMLRCYTLIGGANGAGWAIILMTLVVRMILLPLMLNQQKKSTTQQEKMARLQPQMQLIQDAMKKKDLTQDQQMTLANWQRQLYSQNNLSLTGGMGCLPLIIQFPIMIGIYQAVMYSKTLANSTFFTISLSEKSMLMAIIGTVFALIQGYISLIGIPKEQKKQMQSMMLLNPIMTLFISMSVSGSVALYWAAGNFFTIIQQVIVTFIIMPRVKKNVDEELKREPFKEIVTPAKIAELLSQNSAGPAVNKQVKEMHENLRNRNKGKQNHK